A genomic segment from Janthinobacterium sp. 64 encodes:
- a CDS encoding SOS response-associated peptidase family protein, giving the protein MCVNYITVSRQISFDWFRTPIEVDDEWRDEIYKDRLAPFIVHDDQGNRKGLVGSYGFVPQRHRPLKKLTPEEKAKFDTKVAKALTQGKPTPEPPRIRMDTMNARAEEVGSKLNYKRFWLQQQLCIVPALKVFEPNWETGLHERWAIELAGAEPIGLPGMWRTWEEKDGTITHSFAHFTLNADDHPLLKRFHRPGEEKRGVAILRPEYYDDWLSSTNPEFARVLIELRTETELRAFPAPKEALDDDEVKDAEPPSPEPQGAPQASLF; this is encoded by the coding sequence ATGTGCGTCAACTACATCACAGTGTCTCGGCAGATTTCGTTCGACTGGTTCCGCACGCCTATCGAAGTGGACGACGAATGGCGCGATGAAATCTACAAAGACCGTTTAGCGCCGTTTATTGTCCACGACGACCAGGGAAACCGAAAAGGCCTAGTTGGTTCCTATGGCTTTGTGCCGCAACGTCATCGCCCACTCAAGAAGCTGACGCCAGAAGAAAAAGCTAAATTTGACACGAAGGTAGCAAAGGCTCTGACTCAAGGGAAGCCGACACCGGAGCCTCCACGCATTCGGATGGACACGATGAACGCGCGCGCGGAAGAAGTTGGGAGCAAGCTCAACTACAAGCGGTTTTGGCTGCAGCAGCAGCTGTGCATCGTGCCCGCGCTAAAGGTATTCGAACCGAACTGGGAAACAGGCTTGCACGAGCGCTGGGCAATCGAGCTCGCAGGCGCAGAGCCTATCGGGCTGCCTGGGATGTGGCGAACTTGGGAAGAGAAAGATGGCACCATCACTCACAGCTTTGCTCACTTCACATTGAATGCTGACGACCACCCATTACTCAAGCGATTCCATCGGCCAGGGGAAGAGAAACGAGGCGTAGCAATTCTTCGGCCGGAATATTACGATGATTGGCTTAGCTCGACGAATCCCGAGTTTGCACGAGTCCTCATCGAGTTGCGTACGGAGACAGAGCTGCGCGCGTTCCCGGCACCGAAGGAAGCATTGGATGATGATGAAGTCAAAGATGCTGAACCTCCTAGTCCAGAACCTCAAGGCGCACCGCAAGCTTCGCTGTTTTAA
- a CDS encoding error-prone DNA polymerase, with translation MHTIPSKPPAPGAALPEYVELQCISNFSFLRGASAPDELVERAYFLGYSALAITDECSLAGVVRAHITAKELGLPLIIGSQMEVTPEDGSPPFRLIFLATNKNGYGNLSELITVGRMSADKGSYLVRPRDIATPVGDLVHLRGLPDCQFILSPRYGATYEEVARQAAWLVQCAPGRARIALTLHHRNKDRIHRQLVDDIAGEFSMPIVATGDVRMHVRSCKPLHDTMTAIRHVIPVAQCGYKLPPNAEQHLRSRLRLGNLYPREALAETTRLAKLCNFSLDELRYEYPHELVPEGETPATYLRKEVYLGAHWRYPHGIPENVHAQLEHELGIIEELRYEPYFLTVFDIVRFARAQQILCQGRGSAANSAVCYCLGVTEVDPSRGTLLFERFMSKERNEPPDIDIDFEHQRREEVLQYVYKKYGRMRAALTAVVTAYRPKSVLRDVGKSLGVDLSVVDKVAKARNSWGGHADLQQRLLECGFDPDSPIAEKWSYLANALIGMPRHLSQHPGGFVISHTKLSRLVPIENAAMDDRTVVQWDKNDLDAVGLLKIDLLALGMLSCIRRALELVSEQRGCRFELGDIPAEDPETYQMICAAETMGVFQIESRAQMSMLPRMQPRTFYDLVIEIAIIRPGPIQGGMIQPYIRRRQGLEPVSYPSAEIQGVLERTLGVPIFQEQVMSIAMVAAGFSAGKADALRRAMAAWQRKGNLAQFEDDLLSGMLARGYDEAFANNIIGQLKGFAAYGFPESHAHSFALIAYASCWLKRHEPAAFLAALLNSQPMGFYSPSSLAQDAQRNGIEVRPPDVCISNWDATLEPPTKGTQPAVRLGLNIINGMEQEAAWRIEEARAIAPFKNTTDLAYRANLDEGDMNKLAQGDALQTLSGNRRQAMWQAKSSVPDKGLLRPAEITEELVELEAPTEAEDVVTDYKRLGLTLRSHPLSFLRSTLTERRFITSDVLARFADRQLARACGIVTVRQRPSTAKGVVFITLEDEHGTVNVICWPSLVEEYRREVMGAELLGVYGIWQSDSGVRHLVAKRLVDLSHLLSEIPTKSRDFQ, from the coding sequence ATGCACACCATCCCATCCAAGCCACCCGCACCAGGGGCAGCTCTACCTGAATACGTCGAGCTACAGTGTATCTCGAATTTCTCATTTCTGCGGGGTGCATCGGCGCCGGACGAGCTAGTCGAACGAGCTTACTTCTTAGGTTACTCGGCCCTGGCCATTACTGACGAATGCTCTCTGGCTGGTGTCGTGCGTGCACACATCACCGCGAAGGAGCTTGGGCTACCGTTGATTATCGGCAGCCAAATGGAAGTCACCCCTGAAGACGGCAGTCCTCCATTTCGGCTCATCTTTCTCGCCACGAACAAGAACGGCTATGGCAACTTGAGCGAACTGATTACCGTTGGAAGGATGAGCGCAGACAAAGGGAGTTATCTGGTGCGGCCGCGCGATATCGCGACGCCAGTGGGCGACCTCGTTCACCTTCGTGGCTTGCCCGATTGCCAGTTCATCCTGTCGCCAAGATATGGCGCGACATACGAAGAAGTCGCACGCCAGGCTGCGTGGCTTGTACAGTGCGCACCCGGTCGGGCCCGCATCGCGCTCACGCTACATCATCGGAACAAAGACCGAATCCACCGCCAGTTGGTGGACGACATCGCCGGCGAATTCAGCATGCCGATTGTTGCCACAGGCGATGTGAGAATGCACGTGCGCTCGTGCAAACCGTTACACGACACCATGACCGCCATCCGCCACGTCATTCCTGTCGCGCAGTGCGGCTACAAGCTGCCTCCGAACGCCGAACAACACCTGCGCTCGCGTCTTCGTTTGGGCAATCTGTATCCCCGCGAAGCCTTAGCAGAGACTACGCGCTTGGCGAAGCTCTGCAATTTTTCACTCGATGAACTTCGCTATGAGTACCCGCACGAGCTGGTTCCCGAGGGCGAAACGCCGGCAACATATTTGCGCAAAGAAGTGTACCTTGGCGCCCATTGGCGCTACCCGCACGGAATTCCAGAGAACGTCCATGCCCAGCTTGAGCATGAACTGGGCATCATCGAAGAGCTGCGGTACGAGCCATATTTTCTAACTGTGTTCGACATTGTGCGATTCGCCCGAGCCCAACAAATCCTCTGCCAAGGCCGTGGCTCTGCAGCCAATAGCGCTGTTTGCTACTGTCTGGGCGTGACCGAGGTGGACCCATCACGAGGCACACTGCTGTTTGAACGGTTCATGTCCAAAGAGCGTAATGAGCCACCAGACATCGATATCGATTTTGAGCACCAACGGCGTGAAGAAGTGCTTCAATATGTCTACAAAAAATATGGCCGCATGCGAGCGGCATTAACCGCTGTGGTGACTGCTTATCGTCCCAAATCGGTATTACGTGATGTAGGCAAATCCCTTGGCGTCGACCTGAGCGTAGTAGACAAAGTTGCAAAGGCTCGCAACTCGTGGGGTGGCCACGCTGATTTGCAGCAGCGCCTACTGGAATGTGGTTTTGACCCCGATTCGCCTATTGCCGAGAAATGGAGTTACCTCGCCAACGCACTGATTGGCATGCCGCGGCATCTCTCGCAACACCCTGGCGGCTTCGTCATCTCGCACACGAAACTGTCTCGCCTGGTACCAATTGAAAACGCGGCGATGGACGACCGTACCGTCGTCCAATGGGACAAGAATGACCTTGATGCAGTGGGACTATTGAAAATCGACCTTCTTGCGTTAGGCATGCTGTCTTGTATTCGTCGCGCGCTCGAACTGGTTTCCGAGCAGCGTGGATGCAGGTTTGAATTGGGGGATATCCCAGCCGAGGACCCCGAAACCTACCAGATGATTTGTGCAGCTGAGACGATGGGAGTGTTTCAGATTGAGTCCCGCGCGCAGATGTCTATGCTGCCGCGCATGCAGCCACGCACGTTCTACGACCTAGTAATCGAGATTGCGATTATTCGACCAGGGCCAATACAAGGCGGAATGATTCAGCCCTATATCCGGCGTCGGCAAGGTCTCGAACCCGTGAGCTACCCCAGCGCTGAAATTCAGGGCGTCCTAGAGCGAACCCTCGGCGTGCCGATTTTCCAGGAACAGGTCATGTCAATTGCCATGGTCGCAGCCGGGTTCTCCGCCGGTAAAGCAGATGCACTTCGACGAGCCATGGCTGCGTGGCAGCGCAAAGGCAACCTTGCACAGTTCGAGGATGACCTGCTTTCCGGCATGCTCGCACGCGGATACGACGAAGCGTTCGCCAACAACATCATCGGCCAGCTAAAAGGATTTGCCGCATACGGGTTTCCCGAGTCCCACGCTCATTCATTTGCGCTGATAGCCTATGCATCGTGTTGGCTAAAGCGGCATGAGCCAGCGGCCTTTCTTGCAGCGCTACTCAACAGCCAACCGATGGGTTTTTACTCACCGTCCTCTCTCGCCCAAGACGCACAGCGCAATGGCATTGAAGTGCGACCACCGGACGTCTGCATCAGCAACTGGGACGCCACACTAGAGCCGCCAACAAAAGGGACACAGCCCGCAGTGAGACTCGGGCTGAACATTATCAACGGTATGGAGCAGGAGGCCGCGTGGCGCATAGAGGAAGCGCGCGCCATTGCGCCGTTCAAAAACACTACCGACCTCGCATATCGTGCCAACTTAGACGAAGGTGACATGAATAAATTGGCTCAAGGGGACGCACTTCAAACGCTTTCAGGAAACCGGCGACAAGCGATGTGGCAGGCCAAATCTAGTGTGCCAGACAAGGGATTATTGAGACCGGCAGAAATCACAGAAGAACTGGTAGAGCTCGAGGCACCAACTGAAGCAGAGGATGTTGTTACGGACTATAAGCGTCTCGGTCTGACACTGCGCAGCCATCCGCTGTCGTTTCTGCGGTCTACGCTGACGGAGCGGCGCTTCATTACCAGCGATGTGTTGGCTAGGTTCGCTGACCGTCAGCTCGCTCGCGCCTGCGGCATCGTAACCGTTCGTCAGCGCCCAAGTACGGCCAAGGGTGTAGTTTTTATCACGTTGGAAGATGAACACGGGACCGTCAACGTCATTTGTTGGCCAAGCCTCGTCGAGGAATACCGCCGGGAAGTGATGGGTGCCGAGCTGTTGGGTGTCTACGGCATCTGGCAATCCGACAGTGGTGTGAGGCACTTGGTCGCGAAGCGCCTGGTCGACCTAAGCCATTTACTTAGTGAGATTCCGACAAAATCGAGGGATTTTCAGTAG
- a CDS encoding ThiF family adenylyltransferase, with amino-acid sequence MYIAKDFASIPLIRLKTIPGILGAVAPHLSATGWLCYLSRSSTVVNIFDPVGQTIAFVKRAEYVLGQILDGSVVDDLADEFFAYWGSGGSNCYFDVDDFESKSLQLLLADEKSEDNQVFFSDDPVRTKMKAAALGLNILQNRIPVLAFVSNVPPQASLIHWPISNLGQFLSWQHQLDGPTSYQIEAAIKSVVRLGSLGVVVLIKSPRFVYSLAILFAKSEKLKEKNVSLDELRESVAVPYSGSRIDDKFIAERNVPSMKTLAEKRIALVGCGTIGGYLADLLVRAGAGSGGGQLVLIDNDVLSTGNLGRHILGFSDVGKNKARGMARKFLRDAPGANVKPIHRDAKEVNLTKMDLIIDATGEESLGYVLEHKYHAAQARLSTWIEGPGIAVRGHLKAERGQACGYCLANYAREGQYQATVESMPQIYAGQGCEQEYVPFPATVSIQAACLALDMALDWVAGNQTSTLRTRVVVPGYTCQPDSSPPNIEGCPACDS; translated from the coding sequence ATGTATATTGCGAAGGATTTTGCATCGATTCCTCTGATTCGGTTGAAAACAATCCCGGGTATCTTGGGAGCAGTGGCTCCTCATCTAAGCGCAACGGGTTGGCTGTGCTACCTTTCTCGGTCTTCTACGGTTGTCAATATTTTCGACCCTGTTGGCCAGACTATCGCGTTTGTTAAGCGGGCCGAATACGTCTTAGGACAGATTCTTGATGGTTCGGTAGTGGACGATTTGGCTGATGAGTTCTTCGCTTACTGGGGAAGCGGCGGCAGTAATTGCTATTTTGATGTGGACGATTTTGAATCCAAATCGCTGCAATTGCTTTTAGCGGACGAGAAATCCGAAGACAATCAGGTATTTTTTTCTGATGACCCAGTGCGAACGAAGATGAAAGCTGCAGCACTTGGCCTAAATATTTTACAAAATAGAATCCCTGTTTTGGCCTTTGTATCAAATGTACCACCCCAAGCGAGCCTAATACATTGGCCGATATCTAATTTGGGCCAGTTTCTAAGTTGGCAGCACCAACTTGACGGACCAACATCTTATCAAATTGAAGCCGCTATAAAAAGCGTCGTTCGCTTAGGTTCATTAGGTGTAGTGGTCTTAATAAAATCGCCTCGATTTGTCTATAGCTTGGCGATTCTCTTCGCCAAATCCGAGAAACTGAAAGAAAAAAATGTTTCGTTAGATGAGTTGCGCGAAAGTGTAGCCGTGCCGTATTCAGGCAGCAGGATTGATGACAAATTTATTGCGGAAAGGAACGTGCCTTCCATGAAGACGCTGGCCGAAAAACGGATTGCTCTGGTGGGTTGCGGAACAATTGGCGGGTATCTCGCTGACCTGCTGGTGCGCGCTGGAGCTGGTAGCGGCGGGGGCCAGCTAGTACTGATTGACAACGATGTTCTTAGTACTGGGAACTTAGGGCGTCACATCCTAGGATTTTCGGACGTCGGGAAAAATAAGGCGAGAGGAATGGCGCGAAAGTTTCTTCGCGATGCTCCAGGTGCGAATGTTAAACCTATCCATCGCGATGCAAAGGAAGTCAACCTGACTAAGATGGACCTTATCATCGACGCGACTGGGGAGGAGTCGCTAGGGTATGTCCTAGAGCATAAATACCACGCAGCACAGGCACGGCTGTCCACTTGGATTGAGGGACCTGGAATAGCAGTTCGCGGGCATTTAAAAGCGGAACGAGGCCAAGCTTGCGGCTACTGCTTGGCTAATTACGCGCGGGAGGGGCAATATCAGGCGACCGTAGAGTCCATGCCTCAAATCTATGCCGGACAGGGCTGTGAACAAGAATATGTCCCTTTCCCTGCTACGGTGTCAATTCAAGCGGCGTGCCTAGCTTTAGATATGGCGTTAGACTGGGTAGCAGGAAACCAAACAAGCACCTTGCGAACAAGAGTGGTGGTACCGGGCTACACTTGCCAACCCGATTCCTCTCCGCCAAATATCGAAGGTTGCCCAGCGTGCGATTCGTAG
- a CDS encoding Y-family DNA polymerase translates to MKMLLSVYLPLLPLECMRPRWSEAAAVVVIDKGAVLTMSRDAARDGVRVGMRTGGVSAVSPATQTLERAPEQETRAMEAVATALMQYTPEVTFQPDFSVLLDVSASLTLFRGPHALCSRVMRNIEELGFTARLGAAPTAEGAWLLAHSHRIKGLTLRRRALSVTTLHRRLDALPCGLVPAAWPFHDWLTDIGAKRIGQLRKLPRTGLLRRTSKEMLAALDRAYGEAPEMHEWIKPPLTFNVRAETFGRVENADALLYGATSLILQLVGWLVSLQQSVRTFTLLLEHERGRSAVPPTPIEIALAEPAWQEQHLVRLLKERLAKVELERPVIALRLQVLDVEAMLPPNESLFPEPGGSPQEFARLLELLTARLGPENVLVPADVDDYRPEVCNSWVSATTKQPRSQIEDILEGRPFWLLPKPIKLLMRDERPFYMSQLRFIEGPERLEAGWWADQTAARDYYVAQASNQSCYWIYRERVRDDVLWYLHGLFA, encoded by the coding sequence ATGAAAATGCTGTTGAGTGTGTACCTGCCACTCCTACCTCTCGAGTGTATGCGTCCGCGATGGTCTGAAGCGGCAGCCGTTGTCGTTATCGACAAAGGCGCCGTTCTGACAATGTCACGTGATGCAGCGCGTGACGGGGTGCGCGTTGGCATGCGCACCGGCGGCGTGTCCGCCGTATCACCCGCTACCCAAACACTAGAGCGCGCTCCTGAACAAGAGACCAGGGCGATGGAGGCAGTCGCGACCGCGCTGATGCAGTACACGCCGGAAGTGACGTTCCAGCCAGATTTCTCGGTGCTGCTGGATGTGAGCGCTAGTCTCACGCTGTTTCGAGGTCCCCATGCACTGTGTAGCCGCGTGATGCGCAATATCGAAGAGCTAGGCTTTACTGCACGCTTAGGAGCCGCGCCCACCGCCGAGGGAGCATGGCTGCTTGCACACAGTCATCGAATCAAAGGATTAACGCTGCGGCGCCGCGCGCTGTCCGTTACTACTCTACACCGTCGACTCGATGCATTGCCATGCGGTCTCGTTCCCGCTGCCTGGCCCTTTCACGATTGGCTTACCGATATCGGAGCTAAGCGCATAGGCCAGCTTCGCAAGTTGCCGCGCACAGGACTGCTCCGCCGGACAAGTAAAGAGATGCTCGCAGCACTAGACCGCGCCTATGGCGAGGCCCCAGAGATGCACGAGTGGATAAAGCCACCGTTGACATTCAACGTGCGGGCGGAGACTTTCGGCCGAGTAGAGAATGCGGATGCCCTGCTATACGGCGCCACCAGCCTCATCCTGCAACTGGTCGGGTGGCTGGTCTCATTGCAGCAGTCAGTGCGCACATTCACGCTGCTCCTGGAACACGAGCGTGGCCGTTCCGCAGTACCACCAACCCCAATTGAAATAGCCCTCGCCGAGCCGGCGTGGCAGGAACAACATCTCGTGCGTCTGCTGAAGGAGCGGCTGGCCAAAGTGGAATTGGAGCGCCCCGTCATCGCGCTGCGATTGCAGGTACTCGATGTCGAGGCGATGTTGCCGCCAAACGAGTCGCTGTTCCCGGAGCCAGGCGGTTCACCTCAAGAATTTGCTCGTCTGCTGGAATTGCTTACAGCTCGGCTCGGTCCGGAGAATGTGCTTGTTCCCGCAGACGTGGATGACTACCGCCCAGAGGTGTGCAACAGCTGGGTGTCCGCTACAACAAAGCAACCGCGCTCTCAAATCGAAGACATTCTCGAAGGGCGTCCATTTTGGTTACTGCCCAAACCGATTAAATTACTGATGCGCGACGAGCGTCCGTTTTATATGAGTCAGCTGCGATTTATCGAAGGCCCCGAACGATTAGAAGCAGGCTGGTGGGCGGACCAGACGGCGGCGCGCGATTACTATGTTGCGCAAGCCTCTAATCAAAGCTGCTACTGGATTTATCGAGAGCGCGTGCGCGACGACGTGCTTTGGTATCTGCATGGGCTCTTTGCGTGA
- the imuA gene encoding translesion DNA synthesis-associated protein ImuA has protein sequence MVAAPLEITPASKVALDQALRSSVWRASELAVSRATTVGTGYEKLDIELPNRGWPRSSLVELLVEQHGIGEMQLLKPCLAKLSQKERIAFVQPPYLPHSMACRSWHLNDRNLLWLRPQSSADALWSAEQILKNGSCGAVVIWQSNVRPESLRRLNLAAQSTDTWLWLVRPLAAASDASVSPLRIALRPAAGGVSADIIKRQGPTCDAPIFIPLVDMPVAHKPVPENENAVECVPATPTSRVYASAMV, from the coding sequence ATGGTTGCCGCCCCACTCGAAATAACACCTGCTAGCAAAGTTGCTCTAGACCAGGCCTTGCGCTCTAGCGTATGGCGGGCCAGTGAGCTTGCCGTGTCGCGCGCTACCACTGTGGGCACCGGCTACGAGAAGTTGGATATTGAGTTACCAAATAGAGGCTGGCCCCGTTCATCCCTTGTGGAGCTCCTGGTTGAGCAACATGGAATCGGCGAGATGCAACTGCTGAAGCCATGTTTGGCCAAGCTGTCGCAAAAAGAGCGCATAGCATTCGTACAGCCGCCGTATTTGCCCCATTCGATGGCATGCCGGTCGTGGCATCTAAATGACCGAAACCTGTTGTGGTTGAGGCCGCAAAGTTCAGCCGACGCCCTGTGGTCTGCGGAACAGATTCTCAAAAATGGTAGCTGCGGGGCAGTGGTGATTTGGCAGTCGAACGTTCGCCCAGAGTCCCTTAGGCGGTTAAATCTCGCAGCTCAGAGTACCGATACCTGGTTATGGCTCGTTCGGCCCCTAGCGGCAGCTTCAGACGCTTCTGTATCGCCTTTGCGCATCGCACTGCGCCCTGCAGCTGGAGGTGTATCGGCAGACATCATTAAACGCCAAGGGCCGACATGCGACGCCCCGATTTTTATACCACTCGTAGATATGCCGGTTGCCCACAAGCCGGTCCCTGAAAATGAAAATGCTGTTGAGTGTGTACCTGCCACTCCTACCTCTCGAGTGTATGCGTCCGCGATGGTCTGA
- a CDS encoding ATP-binding protein — protein MRLESVRVTGFRCFEKETELLLGGFTAVLGRNDVGKSSLLEALQIFFDDSAPDAGDVNANSIGNQVRIVCEFSELPSQLVLDATYPTSLQEEYLTNEKGLLEIHKVYDGSLKTPKLVGTYVSANHPATAGFTNLHELKNTQLKAAAEALKVDLTGTAKNINTQLRRAMWNHAAQLNGGLAMQTTLLDVSKEGNKQIWSQLRAELPVFALFKADRPSTDQDSEAQDPMKAAVVEALKQQEAKLEELRAAVEKSVLEVAALTVSKLAEIDPNLAKELKPTVQRPNWAAAFKIALTDESAIPVNKRGSGVRRMILLNFFRAQAERKNREANGPGVIYAIEEPETSQHPHNQRLLLRAFLELSEQAGCQVIITTHNPAFARGLPIRSVRLLVRNDDGGRALLTGEEEVYQRAVKDLGVLPDNSVKAFIGVEGTNDINFLRGISQILAAEEGDIPNLNEAELNGILIFIPLGGSNLENWVGRFRNLNRPEFHLFDRDVPAPAPPRYEAAANRINALPNCFASHTDAREMENYIHFEAIAKHWPEVKWTPHHPHTDVPLSLAQSIVSSNGTDWGKLQARARHEAELGVKVKLNRDVVTSMTPQMLTESDPEHTVRTFLRRIGQALNDA, from the coding sequence ATGAGACTTGAAAGCGTCAGAGTAACAGGATTTCGTTGCTTTGAAAAAGAGACTGAACTCTTGTTGGGTGGATTCACAGCGGTTCTCGGACGAAATGACGTTGGCAAATCAAGCCTCCTTGAAGCGTTGCAAATATTCTTCGACGACAGCGCACCGGATGCTGGGGACGTCAACGCGAACTCAATTGGAAACCAGGTACGCATCGTTTGCGAATTCAGTGAACTTCCCTCGCAACTCGTCCTTGATGCAACCTATCCCACTTCCCTTCAGGAGGAATATCTAACTAATGAGAAAGGGTTGTTGGAAATTCACAAAGTCTACGACGGCTCGCTTAAAACTCCTAAACTTGTGGGGACCTATGTGAGTGCAAACCATCCAGCAACAGCAGGTTTCACCAACCTCCACGAACTCAAAAACACGCAACTGAAAGCGGCAGCTGAGGCGCTGAAGGTCGACCTGACCGGTACAGCTAAAAACATAAACACACAACTGCGGCGAGCGATGTGGAACCATGCCGCGCAATTAAATGGAGGGCTCGCAATGCAAACGACTCTCCTTGACGTAAGCAAAGAGGGCAATAAGCAAATCTGGAGCCAACTAAGGGCTGAGCTTCCTGTTTTTGCACTGTTCAAAGCCGACAGGCCAAGCACAGACCAGGATTCTGAAGCACAGGACCCGATGAAAGCCGCCGTGGTAGAAGCATTGAAACAGCAGGAAGCAAAACTTGAAGAACTGAGAGCGGCGGTTGAAAAGTCAGTCCTTGAAGTAGCAGCGCTTACAGTGTCAAAACTCGCAGAAATTGACCCCAATCTTGCTAAGGAACTCAAACCTACAGTACAGCGGCCCAACTGGGCAGCAGCTTTCAAGATTGCTCTTACGGACGAGTCAGCGATACCAGTGAATAAGCGTGGCAGTGGCGTCCGGCGCATGATACTGCTGAATTTTTTCCGCGCTCAGGCCGAACGAAAAAATCGGGAAGCAAATGGACCCGGAGTTATCTACGCTATTGAAGAGCCAGAGACCAGCCAGCATCCTCATAACCAAAGGCTACTCTTGAGAGCTTTTCTAGAGCTATCAGAACAGGCCGGGTGCCAAGTCATTATAACGACCCACAATCCCGCTTTCGCCCGCGGATTACCAATACGCTCCGTGCGCCTTCTAGTCCGCAATGATGACGGAGGTCGAGCATTATTGACAGGTGAGGAAGAGGTCTATCAACGTGCAGTGAAAGACCTAGGCGTCCTTCCAGACAACTCGGTGAAGGCCTTCATTGGAGTAGAGGGGACCAACGACATTAACTTCCTACGAGGAATTTCTCAAATTCTCGCAGCGGAAGAAGGGGACATTCCGAACCTGAATGAAGCAGAGCTAAATGGGATTCTTATTTTCATTCCACTGGGTGGCTCTAACTTGGAAAATTGGGTAGGACGCTTTAGAAATCTAAACAGACCTGAGTTCCATCTCTTCGACAGGGATGTACCTGCTCCCGCTCCTCCACGGTATGAAGCCGCAGCAAACCGAATCAACGCGCTTCCAAATTGCTTCGCCAGCCATACAGACGCACGCGAAATGGAAAACTACATCCATTTCGAAGCAATTGCAAAACATTGGCCAGAGGTCAAATGGACTCCACATCACCCCCACACCGATGTACCGCTGAGCCTCGCGCAATCTATCGTCTCCTCGAATGGAACAGACTGGGGAAAATTGCAAGCTCGGGCGAGGCACGAAGCCGAGCTCGGAGTGAAGGTAAAGCTCAATCGAGACGTCGTTACTTCGATGACACCCCAGATGTTGACAGAGTCTGACCCTGAGCATACCGTACGCACATTCCTACGGCGTATTGGACAGGCATTGAACGATGCCTAG
- a CDS encoding Mov34/MPN/PAD-1 family protein encodes MPSQKIYLLFQASVLETFDMYRQNSRAATEAGGILLGHVRGEHVEVIQATQPQAGDVRHRMRYERNDPGHQTEADLMWKQSDGEIRYLGEWHTHPEDWPSPSSVDMDGWRYRALARQDGRATLSVIVGRVGLYVSLVDGQGETTLFQECQSS; translated from the coding sequence ATGCCGAGCCAAAAGATATATTTATTGTTTCAAGCATCAGTGCTCGAAACCTTTGATATGTATCGCCAAAACTCTCGGGCTGCGACAGAGGCCGGCGGTATATTGCTCGGTCATGTCCGTGGTGAGCACGTAGAGGTGATACAGGCCACTCAGCCTCAGGCTGGGGATGTTCGGCATCGGATGCGATATGAGCGTAACGACCCTGGTCATCAAACGGAAGCCGACCTCATGTGGAAACAGAGCGACGGGGAAATTCGGTATCTTGGTGAATGGCATACCCATCCGGAAGATTGGCCAAGCCCTTCAAGTGTGGACATGGATGGTTGGAGGTATCGAGCCTTAGCTCGTCAAGATGGGCGTGCAACCTTGTCCGTTATCGTCGGCCGGGTTGGCCTGTACGTTTCGCTTGTCGATGGGCAGGGAGAGACGACCCTTTTTCAGGAGTGCCAATCTTCGTGA